The Mycobacteriales bacterium genomic sequence GTCAGGCCGAGACCGGCCGGTCCGCCCCGGTACTGCCGGCCCGCGTGATCACCTAGTGGACGCGATGTCGCCCTGCAGTCCGGACGGACACGTGTCGTGAGCATCGGAGTCGTCGTCCTCCCGAGCGGTCGGCGCTCGGATCTCGGCGGCTGCCTCGAGGCACTCTCGGCCCAAGGCAAGCCGATCGACGAGATCGTCGTGGTCGACCACCGTACGAAGTCGGCCCCGACCGTCGACGCTCCGTTCCCGGTCCGGACCATCGTCGTGAACAGCGGCAC encodes the following:
- a CDS encoding glycosyltransferase family A protein — translated: MSIGVVVLPSGRRSDLGGCLEALSAQGKPIDEIVVVDHRTKSAPTVDAPFPVRTIVVNSGTRAHTRNTGAGVLDTDVLAFLDADTQVAPDWAESVLQSVADGGAVIAGTPS